TATGCAAATTCCGGAGGGAAATTTACACGGGATGAGCTCAATGAACGATAAATTTTTTCTGGACACCAATATTTTTATCTATTCTTTTGACAAATCCAATCCTGCTAAACAAGAGAGAGCAAAGGAATTAATCAGTAAAGCGCTTTATCAATTTTCCGGCTGCATCAGTTATCAGGTGATACAGGAATTCTTAAATGTTGCAACCCAGAAATTTGAAATCCCTTTAAAGAAGCAGGATTGTAACCTCTACATAACAAATGTTCTGGAACCGTTGTGTGAAATATTTTCCGGCATTGAACTTTTCCAAGATGCTTTAGAAATACAGGAGGGCTGGAAATATTCATTTTACGATTCACTTATCATTTCCGCTGCAATAAGGTCAAAAAGCAAAATTTTGTACACTGAAGATTTGCAACATGGTCAGCGCATCCGCGACTTAAGAATTGAAAACCCATTTCTTAATTAATTTCTTTCAAAGAACGTTCAAGCTCGTTTTAACCCTCAAGTTTTCCATTACGAATCAATTGATCAAAATATGCCATTCTGATTTGCGGGGTATGCGCATGTTTCAGGGCTAATCTCGTCTCCATTTTTTTCCTTAAATATAATTTTGGATATGGGGCATTGATGCTAATTTAATTTAGAATTGTCAATTATTTA
The genomic region above belongs to Calditrichota bacterium and contains:
- a CDS encoding PIN domain-containing protein → MNDKFFLDTNIFIYSFDKSNPAKQERAKELISKALYQFSGCISYQVIQEFLNVATQKFEIPLKKQDCNLYITNVLEPLCEIFSGIELFQDALEIQEGWKYSFYDSLIISAAIRSKSKILYTEDLQHGQRIRDLRIENPFLN